TTGCAAGCGATCCAGACGTTCTGGCCAAGTGGTTGAGCCGGCATTGCCCCGAACTCGTTCGCGTCGTGCTCGAGAGACGCGCTTCAGCCATATAGCCTGCTTCGAGCTGCGGTGCGAATACGCCCGGCCAAGCCTCTCAGATCACCCGCTGCGGAATAGGCGGCGGGCACTACCAGCAACGTCAAGAACGTGGAAGTGGTCAAGCCGCCGATGATGATGAAGCCCATTGAGTTGCGCCACTCAGCTGCATCCGACTGAGCAAGGGCGACCGGCAGCATCCCGAATATTGCCGCCAGCGCTGTCATGAGGACGGGTCGCAGCCGTTCGGGCGCTGCCTTGCGCATCGCCGAGGCGGGATCCATGCCAGCGTCCCTATACTGGTTGGCGAGATCGACAAGAAGGATGCCGTTCTTCATCACAATCCCCATCAGTGCAATCATGCCGATCTGAGCAAACAGGCTCATTTCTTGTCCTCCTGCCCACATGAGAAAATAGGCTCCTGAAAAGGAAAGGGGCGCGGTGAGCATGATAATGATCGGCTGCCCGAAGCTGTTAAACTGGCTTGCCAGCACGATGTAGAGCGCCACGATTGCAAGGGCGAACGCGAAGACAATTGCCTCCCCTGTCTCGGCCAGTCTTCGCGCTGTGCCCTCGGTCCGGATCGAAAGTCCAGGCGGCGGCGGGTTGGACGCAAGGAGGTTCTCGACCTTCGTAACCGCGACGCTCAGCGCTACGCCAGGGGCTGTATTCGCCTGCACTGAAATCTGGCGCGATCGATCAATACGGTCGATCTCCGCGGCGCTTAATGCCACTTCGACATCGGCGACTGCTGCCAGATCGACCAGCGTGCCTTGTCCGGTTCTGAGTGGCAGTGCCTGAACATCCGAGAGGGTCTGCCGATTAATTTCGTCGAGGCGCACGCGGACATCATAGCGCCGCCCGTCGGCTTCGAAGGTTCCCGCATCACTACCTCCGACCAGCGTACGGGAGGCCGCGGCAAGGCTGCGCGCCGATATGCCGAGGTCCGCTGCGCGGTCACGATCAAGCACAATCTGCAATTCGGGTCGGCCGCCCTCATAGGTGGAGCGGACGTCGACGAAATCGGGCCGGGCGGCGAGTTCACCTTGTAGCCATTGGGCATAATCGTTGATCGCCGTAGTATCACTTCCGGTGATGATAAGCTCGATGGCAGCTTGCCCGACACCTCCGCCCGACACCCAGGGAACCTCCGCCACAGATACCTCGCGCGCTCCGGCGACACCTTCACTGAGGGCGTCGCGCGCGAAGGTCATCAGGTCATCTTGCGACAGGTCACGGGTCCGCTTGGGGGTCAGCCCGACATAGATATCGATTTCGTTGACCTTGGGATTGGTGCCGCTACCCGCGCTCGCAAACACGAGTTCGACTTCCGGGTTTTCGCGCAACACGACGTCAGCCTGCTGGGCTGCTTCGCGCGCTCCGGTGATCCCCGTGCTGAGCGGTAGCTTGACCGTCGCGAGAAATTCCGACCGGTCAGTGGTCGACATAAATGTGCTCGGTACAAGCCAGGCAAAAAATCCGCCGACAAGAACGCTCGCCAGAGCGCCAGCAAGCACAACATACCGTCTGCCAACTGCCCAGCTGACGAGGCGTTCGTAGCGCAAGCGCATCCCGACATGAAATCGCTCTACACGCCCCAGCCATCCATCTTCCGGATGTTCCGGGCGCAGCAATCGGGCTGACAGGGCCGGCGTCAACGTGAAGGCAACCAGCATCGAAACGCTGACAGAAAACACGATCGCCAGTCCGTATTGGAAGAAGAAACGCCCGACGATGCCCTCCATGAAGGCGATCGGAACGAAGACCGCAAGCGTTGCAAATGTGCCAGCCAGCACCGCAAGTGCGACACGCTTGGTGGCCGCATGTGCCGCCTCGGTTGGATCCACGCCGTCATCGACATCGTTCTGGATTGCCTCGACCACCACGATGGCATCATCCACCAACAGACCAATCGCCACAGTGAGTGCCAGCAGGGTGATCATGTTGATGGTGAAATCAAATGCGGCGAATGCGACGAAGGTGGAAACGATCGAGGTTGGAATGGCGAGGAGAACGATGATCGTCGCGCGCCAGCTCAACAGGAACAGAAAGGTTACGGCGACCACCAGCAACACCGCGATGACAAGATCGAACAGCACGTCCCCGATTGCCTGTTCGATGAAGCGCGATGTATCGCGTGCGATGACGAGTTCGACCCCACCCGGTGCGCTTGCACTTATATCATCGATTGCGGCCCGGATCTGCTCTGCGACTGCGACGGTGTTTTCACCACTCTGTTTGCGCACTTCGAGCACCACACCAGGCTTGCCATCAAGCTGCGCATAGCTGGTTTCATCTTCGACCGAATCTTCGACGCGGCCGACATCGCCGATACGGACGGTCTGGCCATTCGGGCGATAGGCAATCGGAATCCTCGCGAACTCGGCTGCGCTCGCCGCTTCGGCAAGTGTGCGGATGCCGAATTGGCGTGTCCGCCCCTCCGTCACCAGCCTTCCGCCCGGAAGCTCCGCGTTTTCACGCTGGATTGCCGAGAGCACATCGTCTGCCGTTATGCCGCGTGCACGCATGGCGGATGCATCCAGCCATATGCGCATTTCGCGTTCGCGCCCTCCGACAAGTTCGACCGAGCCGACCCCCGGAACCCGCTGCAATCGTTCCTTCACCTCCTCGTCCGCAAAGGTGGTTAGATCGCGGATCGGCATATCGCCGGACAAGAGAACTGACAGGATAGGCGCAGCGTCGGGATCAACCTTTTCGATGACCGGCGGCTCTGCATCGGCGGGCAAATCAGCACCAAGCCGCGACATCTTGTCACGGACTTCCTGGGCCATGAGGTCGGCGTCTTGTTCGAGCTCAAACTCGAGATTGACGATGCTCACCCCTTCGGCGCTGACAGAACGCATCTGTCGCAGGCCCGCGATGGTGTTGAGCTGCTCTTCGACGATGTCGGTGACTTCTGTCTCGATCGTCCCGGGCGACGCGCCGGGCAGTGTGGTGGTTACCGACACGTAGGGGAATTCGACTTCGGGAAACAGATCGACTCCGAGGCGACCGAAGGAAACGAGGCCAAGCACGACGAGCGAGACAATCAGCATCGTCGCAAACACCGGACGCCGGATCGAAACATCGGCCAGCCACATATTACTTCTCGCCGGTCGTGCGGCGCGGCTTCACCTGCTCGCCGTCGCGCAAGGTTGCCGGAGGATCGATGATCACTTCCTCGCCTGCGGTCAGGCCTGACCGGATCCGCACCCTGTCGAGGTCGATACTGTCGAACCTGACCTCGCGGCGCTGAGCCTTACCATCAAGGATGATGAAAAGATGGGCGGCGGAGCTGTCGCCGAGAATTGCTGTTCGGGGCAGAATGATGGCCGGTTCAGGGGGGATCTGTATCTCTGCCCGGGCCGCAAGGCCGGAGCTTATCCGGTAGTTGGGATTGGCGATCGGAAGCCGCAATTCGACCATCCGGCTTTCAGGGTCGACCCGGTCGTTGATGATGTAGACGATGCTCTCGAACGGCGCGTCGAACCCCTCGATGAAAACGCGCGCGGGCATGTCTCGCCGCAGCGTACCGACATATTCCTGCGGCGCGTTGACGATCGCCGCGACGGTGCCGAGCTGTTGCAATTCGAGGGCCGCCGACTGGCCGCCTCCCGCAAACCGATTGTTGAGATATACCCCCTCATCGACGAGGCGCGCGGTTACGACGCCGTCATAGGGAGCACGGGTAATCGTATCGCTCAGGGCCTGCTGCGCGGTGCCGAGTGCGGCATTGGCTTGCGCCTTTTGCGCGCGCGCTACGGCAAGCTGGGTCTCAACTGCATCGACCTGCGCTTTCGAAACGAAACCCTTCGGCGCAAGAGCGATCACGCGTTCATAGCGCCGTTCGGCTTCAATCGCTTGAGCGGTCGCGAGATCGACCGCAGCTTGTGCCTCTGCCACGTTCCGGTGATAGTCGGCTTGCCTGATGCGAAAGAGCGGTTGCCCGCGTTTCACCCTGTCGCCAACTTTCACAAAGATCCGCTCGACCGGACCTTCGGTGAGCGCTCCAATTGCACTGCTCTGTTTGGCGGCAATAGTTCCGAACGCCTTCACCGGTTCGTTGAGCAATTCGGTCTTGACGATCGAGGTCTGAACCTCACGCGGGCCTTGCGGCGCCTCTTTGGCAGCCTGGTCATCAGTTTCGCCGCCTGAACAGGCAGACAGCAAGAGGGCGACGGACACCAATGCGGGTACTAAGAGGCGAATTAGCATATGTAGGCGCCCCTGCCGCTGGCCAGGAGTTTATCGTCAGGGCCGAAAATGCGAGCTTCGGCGACACTTATCTGGCGCCCGATTTTGATAACCTGTCCACGCGCAACGAGCGGACCAGCGGTCGCGGGCCGATGATAATCGACCCTGAGATCGGCGGTAGCCTTGGCCCGCGTGCCCAGCATAAGCAAAGTGTAAAGCCCGGTGAGATCGATCAGCGCCGCAAGCACGCCGCCATGCGCCGCGCCAAGCACAGGGTTGGAGATGATTTCCGCGCGCCAAGGCATCGTGAGTTCAAGCCCGTCTTCCGAGCAGGATTGGATTTTCAGGCCGAGCCATTGATGGAAGGGCGCAATGTCCAGCAATTCTTGCAAGCGCGCCCGCTCAAGCACCATTGGCAGTCCACTCATTGCCCCGATCCTGTCGGACCATGGTGGCGATTCAGAAAGCCGAGGATCGCATTCGAAAATGCATCATTGGCATCGCCCACGACCATGTGGGTGGCGTCTGCGATGTCGGTATATTCGGCATGCGGGGCGACCTCTCGCAGATGTGCAACGGCTTCTTCAGAGACAAGGTCGCTCGCCGCACCGCGAATGAGATGCAGCGGGAGTGTCAGACTGGCCGCCGCCCTGCTGAGTTCCTGAAACTGATGCTCCTGATTTTCGGGATTGCTCCGTTTGGCCGCCATGATGTTGCGAATGAACGCTGGATCCCAGTGCCAGTAAAAGCGGCCATCATCCTTTTGCCGGAGATAATGGCGCAGGCCTGCGCCAGCGCCGCGCTTCCCGCGATGTGGCATGTAGCGTGCGATAACATCCGCCGCTTCATCGGGTGACGAAAAGCCGGTTTCGACATGCTGTTCCATGAATCCCACCACCCGCATCACGCCGTCTGGCTCCATGCGCGGTGCAATATCCACCAATGTCAGCGACGCGAAGCTGCCTTGGGCAAGGTCACCCTCGCCGACCAGTCCGGCGAGGCCACCAAGCGATGCGCCGACCAGCGCGGGCTTGCAATCCATTTGGGATGCGAGCGCGACAAGATCAGCTGCAAAGTCACGAATATCATAGGCTCCAGCATCTGACCACGCGCTGTCACCGTGGCCGCGCATGTCAAAAGCAATTGCGCAATACCCGGCGTCAGCAAGATCGGTCGTGACCCGCTTCCATGCTCTCCGGGTCTGCCCACCTCCATGAGCAAGCAAGACCGGCATTGCGTCAGGCGCGCCGGTGATCTCGGCTGCGAGGTCGAAGCCGTCGGCGCCCTTGATTCTGGTCGAAATTGTGCCCATCGCATTTGGCTATACTGTAAGGCGCCTTACAGTAAATATCTTTATTCTCGTTTCGGAGAAGCTATGACCGGATGATGGTAACTCGCTCGGAACAGGCTGCCGATGAAACTGCGGCGAATTTTCTGACCGACACAGATCGGCTCGTCTTCCTGATGGAAGAGGTGACGCGGCGGCTGCGACGCACATTCGATACCTCCTTCGAACAATTCGGGCTCACCCGCACCCAGTGGCGCGCTTTGGCATATCTTTATCGAACGCCAGGCCTGACGCAGACCGAACTTGCCAGGGAGCTTGAGCTAGAACGAGCAAGCGTTGGTCAGGCCATTGATAGGCTTGAAGAACTGTCACTCGTTGAGCGACGTAGCGCAGTGAACGATAGGCGCGTTTGGCACATCCACCTTATGCCTGCTGCAGTTGAGTTATTACCGAAGCTTAGGACCGAGGCCGACGCGGTCTACGGG
The Blastomonas fulva genome window above contains:
- a CDS encoding efflux RND transporter permease subunit produces the protein MWLADVSIRRPVFATMLIVSLVVLGLVSFGRLGVDLFPEVEFPYVSVTTTLPGASPGTIETEVTDIVEEQLNTIAGLRQMRSVSAEGVSIVNLEFELEQDADLMAQEVRDKMSRLGADLPADAEPPVIEKVDPDAAPILSVLLSGDMPIRDLTTFADEEVKERLQRVPGVGSVELVGGREREMRIWLDASAMRARGITADDVLSAIQRENAELPGGRLVTEGRTRQFGIRTLAEAASAAEFARIPIAYRPNGQTVRIGDVGRVEDSVEDETSYAQLDGKPGVVLEVRKQSGENTVAVAEQIRAAIDDISASAPGGVELVIARDTSRFIEQAIGDVLFDLVIAVLLVVAVTFLFLLSWRATIIVLLAIPTSIVSTFVAFAAFDFTINMITLLALTVAIGLLVDDAIVVVEAIQNDVDDGVDPTEAAHAATKRVALAVLAGTFATLAVFVPIAFMEGIVGRFFFQYGLAIVFSVSVSMLVAFTLTPALSARLLRPEHPEDGWLGRVERFHVGMRLRYERLVSWAVGRRYVVLAGALASVLVGGFFAWLVPSTFMSTTDRSEFLATVKLPLSTGITGAREAAQQADVVLRENPEVELVFASAGSGTNPKVNEIDIYVGLTPKRTRDLSQDDLMTFARDALSEGVAGAREVSVAEVPWVSGGGVGQAAIELIITGSDTTAINDYAQWLQGELAARPDFVDVRSTYEGGRPELQIVLDRDRAADLGISARSLAAASRTLVGGSDAGTFEADGRRYDVRVRLDEINRQTLSDVQALPLRTGQGTLVDLAAVADVEVALSAAEIDRIDRSRQISVQANTAPGVALSVAVTKVENLLASNPPPPGLSIRTEGTARRLAETGEAIVFAFALAIVALYIVLASQFNSFGQPIIIMLTAPLSFSGAYFLMWAGGQEMSLFAQIGMIALMGIVMKNGILLVDLANQYRDAGMDPASAMRKAAPERLRPVLMTALAAIFGMLPVALAQSDAAEWRNSMGFIIIGGLTTSTFLTLLVVPAAYSAAGDLRGLAGRIRTAARSRLYG
- a CDS encoding efflux RND transporter periplasmic adaptor subunit; protein product: MLIRLLVPALVSVALLLSACSGGETDDQAAKEAPQGPREVQTSIVKTELLNEPVKAFGTIAAKQSSAIGALTEGPVERIFVKVGDRVKRGQPLFRIRQADYHRNVAEAQAAVDLATAQAIEAERRYERVIALAPKGFVSKAQVDAVETQLAVARAQKAQANAALGTAQQALSDTITRAPYDGVVTARLVDEGVYLNNRFAGGGQSAALELQQLGTVAAIVNAPQEYVGTLRRDMPARVFIEGFDAPFESIVYIINDRVDPESRMVELRLPIANPNYRISSGLAARAEIQIPPEPAIILPRTAILGDSSAAHLFIILDGKAQRREVRFDSIDLDRVRIRSGLTAGEEVIIDPPATLRDGEQVKPRRTTGEK
- a CDS encoding hotdog fold thioesterase; the encoded protein is MSGLPMVLERARLQELLDIAPFHQWLGLKIQSCSEDGLELTMPWRAEIISNPVLGAAHGGVLAALIDLTGLYTLLMLGTRAKATADLRVDYHRPATAGPLVARGQVIKIGRQISVAEARIFGPDDKLLASGRGAYIC
- a CDS encoding alpha/beta fold hydrolase yields the protein MGTISTRIKGADGFDLAAEITGAPDAMPVLLAHGGGQTRRAWKRVTTDLADAGYCAIAFDMRGHGDSAWSDAGAYDIRDFAADLVALASQMDCKPALVGASLGGLAGLVGEGDLAQGSFASLTLVDIAPRMEPDGVMRVVGFMEQHVETGFSSPDEAADVIARYMPHRGKRGAGAGLRHYLRQKDDGRFYWHWDPAFIRNIMAAKRSNPENQEHQFQELSRAAASLTLPLHLIRGAASDLVSEEAVAHLREVAPHAEYTDIADATHMVVGDANDAFSNAILGFLNRHHGPTGSGQ
- a CDS encoding MarR family winged helix-turn-helix transcriptional regulator; the encoded protein is MMVTRSEQAADETAANFLTDTDRLVFLMEEVTRRLRRTFDTSFEQFGLTRTQWRALAYLYRTPGLTQTELARELELERASVGQAIDRLEELSLVERRSAVNDRRVWHIHLMPAAVELLPKLRTEADAVYGRLLAGTDIDELDRLSAMLAAMQDNLDRN